CGGACACGACATTTCCGACACCGCGATGCATTCGCGCATCGGCTACTGCCCCGAAAATCCTTATTTTTACGATTACCTGACCGCTCGCGAACTGATGAATTACTTCGGCGAGATCTTCGGCTTCGATGCGGCGAAGCGCCGGCGAAAGACGGAGGAACTGCTGACCAAGGTCGGACTCGACGAAAAGGACTGGGACAAGCAGCTCCGCAAGTTCTCGAAGGGAATGCTGCAGCGCGTCGGTCTGGCGCAATGCCTGATCAATGAACCGGAGATCGTGTTCCTCGACGAGCCGATGTCCGGACTCGATCCGATCGGCCGCCGCGAGATCCGCGAATTGATCGCCGGCTTGCGGAACGCGGGAACGACCGTCTTTATGTCAACGCACATCCTCTCCGACATTGAGGCGCTCTGCGACAATGTCGCGATCCTGCGCCGCGGCAAACTCGCGGCGACGGGCAATCTTTCCGACCTGCTCACGAGCAGCGGCGAAAATCAAACATTTGAGATCGTCGTCAAGGGCGTGCCGGCGGAAGAGTTTCAGTCCCGGACGAATTCTATCAGCGGCAGCCTCTGCTCGCTCAAGGCGAACGGCGCAAGCATCCAGGTGCTGTCGGAATCCGACATTCCGAAGGTGCTTTCGATCCTCGGGGAAACCGGCGGGAACCTCGTTTCGGTTCAACCCGTGCGCCAATCGCTCGAAGAGCTTTTTGTGAAGGAAACCGTCGAGACGACGACTGCCGACTGATTCCCATTATGTCGAAGTTCAAAGACATACTTGTACGAAAAGACCTGAGTCTGACACTCGGAGCGGACCGCAGCACGACATGCGTCGCGCTCGGATTCGTTTTCCTGATCGGCGTTTTCGAGTTTTTTTACTTCCGCAGTGATTTCAGGGAGCTCGCCGCATACCTCGGGAACGGCGACAACCTGGTGCTTTCGGTGATTTGCGTCGGGTACATCCTGGCTTCGCTCTACCTTCTGTTCGTCTATGTTCTGGTCACGGTTTCTTCAAAATGGTATTACAAGATCCCGCTGATCGCGATCTTCGCCCTGACCGCGACCGCCCAGTTCGGCTATCACAATGCGGTCGGACGATTCCTGATCGCGCAGGATTTCGTTTCCGCTTTTTCGGCGACGGGTGAGCAAAAGCTGGATTCGATCTATGCCTACACCAGTTTCCTGGCGCTCATACCGGTCGCGCTTCTGAGTGGCGTCAGCGTAATTCCGCGAAAGGAGAAACGGGTTTTCGGCGGCGGCGCGTTCGTCGGGTTGCTGGCGGTCTATTGTTTGTTCTACGTCAACGTTTCGTTCGTCAATCCGCTGATGTTCGACCGCACTTTCGCCTCGAGTTCGATTGGCAATTTCTGGCTCGCCGGCGCGGATTATCTCCTTCACACGCCGGTCCTCGGCGGTGCGGCCAAGAAACGCGATGTGGTCGACGCAGTTGTTGACCCGACATCGGCCCCCAAAAACAACATCGTCTTCGTTTTCGACGAATCGGTCCGCGCCGACCATTTGAGCATCAATGGCTACACGCGCAAAACGACGCCATTTCTTGAAGAACTCGAACGAAAGCAGCTTCTCATCAATTGGGGAACCGCCGTCTCTTCGTCAACGCTGAGCCACACGAGTTACGATGCGATGATCAGCGGCGCGACGCCGCAAACGATCGACTCCGTCCGTTTCCACAACATCAATTCGATGCCGACGCTGTTTCAATACGCGAGATCGATGAATTACAAGACCCATCTTTTCGACGGCCAGATGAAGCGTTACTGGGGAGGAAACGAGGATGATCTCAATTACATCGACAACTTCGTCTCGCTCGCCGAGATCGACAACCCGGACCGCGTCGAAGACTGGGAACTCGGCGACAAGATCACGAACCTCGACAATGAGCGCAACGCCGTCAAGCAATGGGAAATCGACATTCGGATCGCCAAAATGGTGAACGAGATCTTCAGCGGTTCGACCGGAAACTTCATCTTCATATACAAACGCGGCGTCCATTTTCCATACGAGAAGAACTATCCCGAAAGCGAGGCGATTTGGAAACCCATCTATCGCTTCAAGGAGCAGTATGAGGTTCCGCCGGCGGACAAGATCGACGCCGTCAAGAACTCATACGACAACTCGCTGCGTTTCAATCTGGATGACTTTTTTCGGAATTTGGCGAACGACTACGGACGGCTGCCGAACGGAACGGTCATTGTTTACACGAGCGATCACGGCGAGTCTTTCTTCGCTTCCGGCAAGGCCGGGCACGGCGGTGAGACGCGCGAGGAAGCGATGGTGCCCTTTTTCGTTCTCGGCGCGGATCCGAAAGCCTTCGATACCGGCTTCAAACCGATGCACTGCAACATCTTCACGACGCTTTTGGATTTTATGAGCGTTCCCGAAGAATCACGAAAGAACAACTACGCCGTGTCGCTTTTCAAGGCCCGCAAGGAAAACCAGCCGCCGCGATTCTTCAATCCGCCGAAAGGCAATCTGATCCAGTTCGAGGACTGAAATTCAGCGGGTTTTTATCGCCACGACCTTCCAGTGGATCTTCGCGCGGTCGTCATCCTTGACAAATCCGTCGATCCGCACGACAACGTCCATCGTACCGTTCGCTTCCAGCGTCGCCTGTTGGGTCGGAACAACGATCACCGACTTGTCTTTGACGGTCTTGCCGTAAGAATCAAGAACGCTCACGCGAAGCTCAAGCCCGGTAAGCGTCCGGTCGCTGAGATTCTTGATCCGACCCGCAATATTCATCATTATGAAGCCCGTTCCAAGCGGCGATTCCCACGTGTTGTCAACATCGTTTTCAGCGATGATGCGACGCGTCAGCGCGGCGAACTCCGGCGATTCCTCGCGGATGGCGCCTTCGAGCACGATCGCCTTTTGTTCCTCCATCGAAGGCTGAAATTTCCAGATCAACCCGACGCCGCCGGCGACCACGACGACCGCAACCAACAAAGCGATCAAAAAACTCTTACTCACAGTTCACTCTCCCGAACCTTAGACATTCGTTTCAATTAAAAGTTCCTATCAGTTATCATTTTAGTTGAAGTTAACGAATGCATAAACCTGCCGCCGAGATTTCTCAAATACCGGAGTTCGTCGAGGTCGCGCTGCCGATTCCGCTGAGGCAGACGTTCACCTACCGGCTCCCTGAATCGCTCGCCGAACGTGTCCGGCTCGGCGCGCGCCTGATCGTCCCGTTCAAGACCCGTCAGTTGACGGGATATGCCGTCGCGCTTCACACGTCACTCGATCCTGAACTCGCAATCGACCCGAAACTCATCAAGAATGTCGCCGAGATCGTCGACGACGAACCGCTGATCAATGAGGAGATACTCAAGCTGACCCAATGGACGGCCGATTATTATGCGTCGAGTTGGGGTGAGGTCCTGCGCGCGTCGCTTCCGGCCGGCATCAATTCCAACGTCGAAGAGACGGTGGTAATCACGGAATCGGGCCGGGCCGAAGAGTCAAAGTTCGAGGTGCCGAAGACGAACAAGCAGCAGATCCTGCGCGAGCTCGCGGCAAACGGCGAAACGGGACGAAAGTATTTTGAAAAGCACCTCGGCAAATCGACCGCGATGCGAACACTGAGGGACCTCGCGAATCTTGGACTCGTTTCGCTTCAACGGAAACAGGTCCGGGCAGCGGTCAGCAAAAAGACACGTCTCGCGGTTCGTTTGACCGATACCGACTCGTCAGGGAAGAAGATTAGCGAATCGCAACAGCGAATCCTGGACCTGCTCGCGACGCGCGGTGAAATGTTCCAGACGGAATTGGTCGAAGCTGCAAAGGTCAATCAATCGCCGGTGAGCACGCTCGCCAAAAACGGCCTTGTCGAGATCTTCGAAAAAGAGATGTTGCGCGATCCGTTTCGCGATTCGAGTGTGCCGGCGTTTGTTCCGATCAAGTTGACCGACAGGCAGGCGAGCGTTCTCGAGAGCATCAACCAAGCTCAGAAGTCGGAGAGATACAAGGCGTTTCTGCTCCACGGCGTGACCGGCAGCGGCAAGACCGAGATCTACATACGGGCGATGAACTTCGCGCGCGACAACGGAAAATCAGCGCTGATGCTCGTGCCCGAAATTGCCTTGACACCGGTCTTCTCGAAGCGTTTGCGCGCGGTTTTCGGCGACGACGTGGCGATCCTCCATTCGAATCTTTCGTCCGGCGAACGTTTCGACGAATGGCGACGGATCCGGCGCGGCGATGCGCGGATCGTCATCGGCACCCGTTCGGCCGTTTTCGCGCCGTTGGCGAACATCGGTTTGCTGATCGTCGACGAAGAACACGACGGCTCGTATCGGCAGAACGAGGCGCCTTACTACAACGGCCGTGATGTCGCGGTCGTCCGCGCAAGCTTTGCGAATGCCGTCGTCGTCCTCGGTTCGGCAACGCCTGCGCTTGAGACCTTTCGCAACTCGGAAATCGGAAAATACGAGTATCTGAGTCTTCCGAAACGAATCGGAAATCGACCGATGGCGGCGGCGGAGATCGTCGATATGCGCAACGTTTTCCGCACGGCGGGCAAGGATCTTTCGTTTTCCGCCGAATTGATCGAAGCGATCGAGGAAACCCATTCGAAGGGCGAACAATCGATCATCCTTCTGAATCGCCGGGGATTTTCGCAGTTCGTCCTTTGCCGGTCGTGCGGCGAGTCGATGCGTTGCCGCAACTGCGACATCACGCTCACCTACCACCGGCGCGACGTCAAGCTGATCTGCCACTACTGCAACCATCGCGAAAAGGTCCCGCAAACCTGTCCGAAATGCGAGAGCAAGTATCTTTACTTTATGGGCGAGGGCACCGAACAGATAGAAGATCAACTGAAGCGCCGCTTTTCACACTTGCGGATCACGCGCGTCGACCGCGACACGACGGCCCGGCGCCAGGATATGGAATCGATCCTGGACGAGTTCAGCCGAGGGTCGATCGATATGCTCGTCGGCACACAGATGCTCGCCAAAGGCCACGATTTTCACAACGTGACGCTTGTCGGCGTGATCTCGGTCGACGCCGGACTCGCGATGCCCGACTTCCGTTCGGGCGAGCGGACGTTCCAGTTATTGACGCAGGTCGCCGGCCGGGCCGGGCGCGGAGAACTTCCGGGCCGCGTGATCATCCAGACCTATTATCCCGATCACTACATACTGCGCCACGCGCATTCACAGGATTACGGCAATTTTTATGCCCAGGAAGTCGAATTCCGGCGCCGCCTCGGCTATCCGCCGTTCGTCTCGCTCGCCGGGATAATGATCAAGCATCCGAATTACGCGTATGCATTCGACAATGCCCAGATATTGAAGGAATGCCTCGTCGCCAACAACCGCGACAATGCTTGTCGGATTCTGGGCCCCGCGCCGGCGCCGCTTTCTCGTTTGAAGAACGAGTTCCGGCTGCAGATCCTCGTCAAGGCGGCTAACCGTACGGCGCTTCGCGAAACGCTCGATTTCGCCCTCGCCGCCGCGCAGGAACGGTTCTGCGACCTGCGGATCGTCAGTGTCGAGATCGATCCGTTGAGTCTGCTTTGAATCCTGGAATCGTGGAATCTGGAATCCGGGTTCTTTGAAAAACCTGACGACTCGCGAAAGAACATTTGCCTTGCCGCGGGTGACGCGGATCAACCTGTAGATGCGAATATCCGGGCGATCGGCGTCAGGTCCGAGATTTGGAATGTTTCGGACCTTTGCGGCCGTGGCAACGCGCCAACCCGACGATCAGCGAGTCAGTACCGCCTGCGTTAGCGGGCGGGCAACCGCGGCCGCACGACGCCTAAATCCCAACTCGGGCGCTTGGAAAAACCGACACGAAGGGAAGCAAATCGCATTTTTTCCACAGATGAACACAGATTGGCTGGATGGAGCGGATTCGTTTCGACCACTAAAGATAGAAAAAGTTCTCAAGAAACGCTGAGTTCGAAGTATCCTCCTGCATCCGATCTATCTGTGTTCTGTCAGAATCGGCGCCGGGACCGCCGTTAAGAAAGGTTTTTCAAAGCTCCCGAATCTGGAATCCTGGAATCTGGAATCTTGAATATCTTGAATCTTGAATCTGAAATCGGGAGCTTTGAAATACCGGCTTGAAGGAGATCGGCGGCGTTTAGCCACAGATGAACACGGATCGGCGGGACAAGATCATATGTCTTTTCGACCGTAATGGCGCCGAGTTGGGCTCAAATCATCGTTTTCATCCCTACCCATCCGTGTTCTGTTAAGAACGGAGTGTCGCTTCAATCAAGTAGGTTTTTCAAAGTTCCCGAAATCAAGATTCCAGAATTCCAAGGGTTCCAGACTGGGAATCCCGAATCGCGTTTCAATCGCGTCGAGTCGGTACCATCTGCGGTAGCGGATGGTTGAAGATCGGTTGGTATCAATACTTTGGTCCGGGATTGCCGCAGCCAACCATCCGCTACCGCAGATGGTACCGACTCGTCCCGGCCCCGAATACAAAGAACCCGTGGGTTTTTCAAAGCTCCCGAATCTGGAATCCTGGAATCCTGGAATCTGGAATCCTGGAATCTGGAATCCTGAATCCTGGAATCCTGGAATCTGGAATCCTGGAATCCTGGAATCCTGGAATCTGGAATCCTGGAATCTGGAATCCTGGAATCTGGAATCCTGGAATCTGGAATCCTGGAATCTGGAATCCTGGAATCTGGAATCCTGAATCCTGAATCCTGAATCCTGAATCCTGGAATCTGGAATCCCGGAATCCTGGAATCCTGGAATCCTGGAATCGGGAGCTTTGAAAAACTTGGTTAGAAAGCGGCCCGGTTCCTTTTCTTGATTTTTTTGAAAGTGGGTCGTTTTCTTTTCATGTTTTTTCCGTCTTTCGCCCCCGTTTCTGATCTATTTTTCGGATTCTGGCGGCATTCTCGGCGATTTCGATCGATTTTCGCAATCGATTTCGCCCGGTTTTCGTTCAGAAGGCGCACTTCTGCTTGAGTATGAAGTCGGCTCTCAGCACGTTGTACACAGTACACCACATCTGGAATCTCAGCGTGTTCCTGGCGATGTTCCTGGCCCCCATCACCGTTACTTTCAGTTTCTTCCTCATGAATCCGAACGCATGTTCGACCACCCTTCGCACTCTGGATTTCTTCGCGTTCTTCCGTTTCTGGCGATTCGTCAGCGGTGTCGCCCGAGCCGCCTTGTCGAGCACTCCGTAATATATTCCGACCTCCCGCGCCGCCCTCTTGGCCGCCTGAATAGGATATCCCTTGTCTGCCCAGACGCTCCGTTCGTCTCCGCTCATCATCTCGTGCAGCCGTTCGTGGTCGTGAACGTTCGCCGGCGTCAGTTCGCACTTGCGGATGATCTTGCTGCCCTCGTCCATACCGATGTGGCCCTTGTAGCCGAAGTGTTTCTTCCCGCCCTGAGAGGTTCCCGCCGCGTCCGCGTCCAGCTGCCGGCTCTCCTTCGCCTTCTCCCGCTTCTCCTTCGTCATCGGCCGGTTCGCACTCTGGATGAGCGTCGCGTCGATGATCGTTCCCCCTTTTCAGGATCAGTCCCCGCTCGTCGATCTGACTCAGGATCTGTTCGAAGATCTTCTGCATCAGCCCCGCCTTCACTAGTTTCTCCTTGAACTTCCAGAAGGTCGTGAAATCTGGGATCTCCTCGTCATACCCCAACCCCACGAACTGCTGGAACGACAGGCGGTCCGCCAACTGGTCCTCAAGCTCCTCGTCGCTCAGATTGAACGCGTGCTGCAGAAACAGCATCTTCAGCTTGACCTCGAACGACACCGGCGGCCTCCCGCCCCGTCCCTCGCGCGTCCGGTCCAACTGCTCGACGATCTTAACCAATGCTTCCCAGTCCACCAGCTTGCCGATCGACTCCAAGGTCCCGACCGCACGGCTCGTCTTCTTCCGTCTCGACAACGTCAGCATCGCATCCATCAAAGTAAGTTGC
The DNA window shown above is from Acidobacteriota bacterium and carries:
- a CDS encoding ABC transporter ATP-binding protein yields the protein MNKIIEIQDLTKDYELGFWKKRKVRALDGLNLEVSPGQIFGFLGGNGAGKTTTIKLLMSLIFPTRGNARILGHDISDTAMHSRIGYCPENPYFYDYLTARELMNYFGEIFGFDAAKRRRKTEELLTKVGLDEKDWDKQLRKFSKGMLQRVGLAQCLINEPEIVFLDEPMSGLDPIGRREIRELIAGLRNAGTTVFMSTHILSDIEALCDNVAILRRGKLAATGNLSDLLTSSGENQTFEIVVKGVPAEEFQSRTNSISGSLCSLKANGASIQVLSESDIPKVLSILGETGGNLVSVQPVRQSLEELFVKETVETTTAD
- a CDS encoding sulfatase-like hydrolase/transferase, which translates into the protein MSKFKDILVRKDLSLTLGADRSTTCVALGFVFLIGVFEFFYFRSDFRELAAYLGNGDNLVLSVICVGYILASLYLLFVYVLVTVSSKWYYKIPLIAIFALTATAQFGYHNAVGRFLIAQDFVSAFSATGEQKLDSIYAYTSFLALIPVALLSGVSVIPRKEKRVFGGGAFVGLLAVYCLFYVNVSFVNPLMFDRTFASSSIGNFWLAGADYLLHTPVLGGAAKKRDVVDAVVDPTSAPKNNIVFVFDESVRADHLSINGYTRKTTPFLEELERKQLLINWGTAVSSSTLSHTSYDAMISGATPQTIDSVRFHNINSMPTLFQYARSMNYKTHLFDGQMKRYWGGNEDDLNYIDNFVSLAEIDNPDRVEDWELGDKITNLDNERNAVKQWEIDIRIAKMVNEIFSGSTGNFIFIYKRGVHFPYEKNYPESEAIWKPIYRFKEQYEVPPADKIDAVKNSYDNSLRFNLDDFFRNLANDYGRLPNGTVIVYTSDHGESFFASGKAGHGGETREEAMVPFFVLGADPKAFDTGFKPMHCNIFTTLLDFMSVPEESRKNNYAVSLFKARKENQPPRFFNPPKGNLIQFED
- the priA gene encoding primosomal protein N', which gives rise to MHKPAAEISQIPEFVEVALPIPLRQTFTYRLPESLAERVRLGARLIVPFKTRQLTGYAVALHTSLDPELAIDPKLIKNVAEIVDDEPLINEEILKLTQWTADYYASSWGEVLRASLPAGINSNVEETVVITESGRAEESKFEVPKTNKQQILRELAANGETGRKYFEKHLGKSTAMRTLRDLANLGLVSLQRKQVRAAVSKKTRLAVRLTDTDSSGKKISESQQRILDLLATRGEMFQTELVEAAKVNQSPVSTLAKNGLVEIFEKEMLRDPFRDSSVPAFVPIKLTDRQASVLESINQAQKSERYKAFLLHGVTGSGKTEIYIRAMNFARDNGKSALMLVPEIALTPVFSKRLRAVFGDDVAILHSNLSSGERFDEWRRIRRGDARIVIGTRSAVFAPLANIGLLIVDEEHDGSYRQNEAPYYNGRDVAVVRASFANAVVVLGSATPALETFRNSEIGKYEYLSLPKRIGNRPMAAAEIVDMRNVFRTAGKDLSFSAELIEAIEETHSKGEQSIILLNRRGFSQFVLCRSCGESMRCRNCDITLTYHRRDVKLICHYCNHREKVPQTCPKCESKYLYFMGEGTEQIEDQLKRRFSHLRITRVDRDTTARRQDMESILDEFSRGSIDMLVGTQMLAKGHDFHNVTLVGVISVDAGLAMPDFRSGERTFQLLTQVAGRAGRGELPGRVIIQTYYPDHYILRHAHSQDYGNFYAQEVEFRRRLGYPPFVSLAGIMIKHPNYAYAFDNAQILKECLVANNRDNACRILGPAPAPLSRLKNEFRLQILVKAANRTALRETLDFALAAAQERFCDLRIVSVEIDPLSLL
- a CDS encoding transposase codes for the protein MKQKQLTLMDAMLTLSRRKKTSRAVGTLESIGKLVDWEALVKIVEQLDRTREGRGGRPPVSFEVKLKMLFLQHAFNLSDEELEDQLADRLSFQQFVGLGYDEEIPDFTTFWKFKEKLVKAGLMQKIFEQILSQIDERGLILKRGNDHRRDAHPECEPADDEGEAGEGEGEPAAGRGRGGNLSGREETLRLQGPHRYGRGQQDHPQVRTDAGERSRPRTAARDDERRRTERLGRQGISYSGGQEGGAGGRNILRSARQGGSGDTADESPETEEREEIQSAKGGRTCVRIHEEETESNGDGGQEHRQEHAEIPDVVYCVQRAESRLHTQAEVRLLNENRAKSIAKIDRNRRECRQNPKNRSETGAKDGKNMKRKRPTFKKIKKRNRAAF